The proteins below come from a single Cupriavidus sp. P-10 genomic window:
- a CDS encoding 3-hydroxyacyl-CoA dehydrogenase family protein has translation MTTIQTVGVAGAGTMGAGIAIVAARAGFKTIVFDARQDALDRARGQTEAFLKKSEERGKLPAGAAAEALSRWEGTTSLSDLAKCDIIIEAIFEDLAVKHQLFGQLNEVCPPATLFASNTSTISITEIAGGSGRPDRFVGMHFCLPAQLMKLIEMSPGLATSDETFQKAWAFAEAMGQKPVATQDTPGFILNYFLIPFNNDAIRLVEQGVAEPADIDTAIKTALGYPMGPLELLDLVGMDTQKLLCEAMHGLTHEPRAACPPLVRRMIAARRLGKKTGKGFHTYGDTKMFGA, from the coding sequence GTGACAACCATTCAAACCGTCGGCGTCGCGGGCGCCGGCACCATGGGCGCGGGCATCGCCATCGTTGCGGCCCGCGCGGGCTTCAAGACCATCGTATTCGATGCCCGGCAGGATGCGCTGGACCGCGCCCGCGGCCAGACCGAAGCGTTCCTGAAGAAATCCGAGGAGCGCGGCAAGCTGCCGGCCGGCGCCGCCGCTGAGGCGTTGTCCCGCTGGGAGGGCACTACCTCACTGAGCGACCTGGCCAAATGCGACATCATCATTGAAGCCATCTTCGAGGATCTTGCAGTCAAGCATCAGTTGTTCGGCCAGCTCAATGAGGTCTGCCCGCCGGCTACCCTCTTCGCATCCAATACGTCCACGATCTCTATCACCGAAATCGCCGGCGGTTCCGGCCGGCCGGACCGCTTCGTCGGCATGCATTTCTGCCTGCCTGCGCAGCTGATGAAGCTGATCGAGATGTCGCCAGGCCTGGCCACTTCGGATGAGACCTTCCAGAAAGCGTGGGCCTTTGCCGAGGCAATGGGACAGAAGCCGGTGGCCACACAGGATACGCCGGGCTTCATCCTCAACTACTTCCTGATCCCGTTCAATAACGATGCGATCCGGCTGGTGGAACAAGGCGTCGCCGAGCCGGCCGACATCGACACCGCCATCAAGACTGCGCTGGGCTATCCGATGGGCCCGCTCGAGCTGCTGGACCTGGTCGGCATGGACACCCAGAAGCTGCTGTGCGAAGCCATGCATGGCCTGACCCACGAGCCGCGCGCCGCCTGCCCGCCGCTGGTGCGCCGCATGATCGCCGCCAGGCGCCTGGGCAAGAAGACCGGCAAAGGCTTCCATACCTACGGCGACACCAAGATGTTTGGAGCCTGA
- a CDS encoding branched-chain amino acid ABC transporter permease has protein sequence MTEFSLPSTVTSAAGGDALVRSRAPAYISIVLVALLLLAPHLGFYPVFVMKILCFALFAAAFNLLLGYTGLLSFGHAALFGGAGYIAGYAIKNWHVTTEVSLLIGVATAVAIGFLMGVLAIRRQGIYFAMITLALAQMFFFICLQTPQTGGEDGLQGVPRGALFGVIDLSSDVSFYYVVVAVFVAAMVLIARIVSSPFGQLLQAVKENESRAISLGYSTDRFKLMAFVLSAALAGLAGAMKALVLGFATLADVHWTMSGAVILMTLVGGMGTLSGPVAGALVIVILENKLGEIGAGLANVTGIDWFASLGESVTLVTGVIFILCVLLFRKGLVGAVLGRLPSGR, from the coding sequence ATGACCGAATTCTCTCTCCCTTCAACGGTGACCTCGGCGGCCGGTGGGGACGCGTTGGTGCGAAGCCGGGCGCCGGCATACATCTCCATCGTGCTGGTTGCACTGCTGTTGCTGGCGCCCCATCTTGGCTTCTATCCGGTCTTCGTGATGAAGATCCTGTGCTTTGCGCTGTTTGCCGCGGCATTCAACCTGCTGCTCGGCTACACCGGCTTGCTGTCGTTCGGCCATGCCGCCTTGTTCGGCGGCGCGGGCTACATAGCCGGGTATGCGATCAAGAACTGGCATGTCACGACGGAGGTCAGCCTGCTGATCGGCGTGGCAACCGCCGTAGCGATTGGATTTCTGATGGGCGTGCTGGCAATCCGCCGCCAGGGCATCTACTTCGCCATGATCACGCTCGCGCTGGCACAGATGTTCTTTTTCATTTGCCTGCAGACACCGCAAACGGGCGGCGAGGACGGCTTGCAAGGCGTTCCGCGCGGCGCGTTGTTCGGGGTGATCGACCTGTCATCGGATGTCAGCTTCTACTATGTCGTTGTCGCCGTCTTTGTCGCAGCGATGGTGCTGATTGCCCGCATAGTCAGTTCCCCGTTTGGCCAGCTCCTCCAGGCGGTCAAGGAGAACGAGAGTCGCGCCATCTCGCTGGGCTACAGTACAGACCGCTTCAAGCTGATGGCCTTCGTGCTGTCGGCCGCGCTGGCGGGACTGGCGGGAGCGATGAAAGCGCTGGTGCTTGGCTTTGCGACGCTGGCCGACGTCCATTGGACCATGTCGGGGGCAGTCATCCTGATGACGCTGGTGGGCGGGATGGGGACGTTGAGCGGGCCAGTCGCCGGTGCGCTCGTCATTGTGATCCTGGAGAACAAGCTGGGCGAGATAGGTGCCGGACTTGCCAATGTCACCGGGATCGACTGGTTCGCATCCCTTGGCGAGTCAGTGACGCTCGTGACCGGTGTCATTTTCATTCTGTGCGTTCTGTTGTTCCGGAAAGGACTGGTTGGGGCGGTCCTTGGCCGGCTTCCGTCCGGACGATGA
- a CDS encoding NADPH:quinone oxidoreductase family protein — MKAIVIQEFNAPDAVTIGDLPDPQVGDGDVLVEVRAAAVNYPDVLVVQGKYQILPQRPFAPGKDAAGVVRAVGANVTHVQPGDRVVAQLEYGAFAELVSVPADSCFRIPDAMPFEDAAAMGLAYQTAYFALVERGGFRAGETVLVTGAAGGVGSAAIQIVKGLGGIALAGVSGAEHAQAARELGADAVIDLSAPDLRESLREQVRNATSGHGADVVLDTLGGDVFDAALRAIAWCGRAVVIGFAAGRIPEIKANYLLLKNIGVSGLQWSDYRDRQPEKVLAVQQEIFKLYQQGALRPKIAGALPLSRAGEALAQLASGQVSGKYVLTLN; from the coding sequence ATGAAAGCCATCGTCATCCAGGAATTCAATGCACCAGACGCCGTCACCATCGGCGACCTTCCCGACCCGCAGGTTGGCGACGGCGACGTGCTCGTCGAAGTCCGAGCCGCCGCGGTCAACTATCCCGACGTGCTGGTGGTGCAGGGCAAGTATCAGATCCTGCCGCAACGCCCGTTCGCACCGGGCAAGGATGCCGCCGGCGTGGTACGCGCCGTCGGTGCCAATGTCACCCATGTCCAACCTGGCGATCGCGTGGTGGCGCAACTGGAATATGGCGCGTTCGCCGAGCTCGTCAGCGTGCCTGCCGATTCATGCTTCCGCATCCCCGATGCCATGCCGTTCGAAGACGCTGCCGCGATGGGGCTGGCATATCAGACCGCCTACTTCGCCCTGGTGGAACGTGGCGGATTCCGTGCCGGCGAGACTGTGCTTGTCACCGGGGCTGCCGGCGGCGTCGGCTCGGCGGCCATCCAGATCGTCAAGGGTCTCGGCGGCATCGCGCTGGCCGGCGTCAGCGGTGCCGAGCACGCGCAGGCGGCACGGGAACTGGGAGCCGACGCAGTGATCGATCTTTCCGCCCCTGACCTGCGCGAATCGCTGCGCGAGCAGGTGCGCAATGCCACCTCGGGCCATGGCGCCGATGTGGTGCTTGACACCCTGGGCGGCGATGTCTTCGATGCCGCACTGCGTGCGATCGCATGGTGCGGCCGCGCGGTGGTCATTGGCTTCGCGGCCGGCCGCATCCCCGAGATCAAGGCCAACTATCTGCTGCTCAAGAACATTGGCGTCAGTGGCCTGCAGTGGAGCGACTATCGCGATCGCCAGCCGGAAAAGGTGCTGGCCGTACAGCAAGAGATCTTCAAGCTGTATCAGCAAGGTGCGCTCAGGCCGAAGATCGCCGGTGCCCTGCCCCTTTCCCGTGCCGGTGAAGCGCTGGCGCAGCTCGCCTCCGGGCAGGTGTCCGGCAAGTACGTGCTGACGCTGAACTGA
- a CDS encoding ABC transporter ATP-binding protein, with translation MANDNTPALEIRDLHAWYGESHILHGVDLTVNRGEVVTLLGRNGAGRTTTLRAIMGLTGTRKGSIKVNGHETIGLPTHKIAHYGIGYCPEERAIFSSLSCEENLLLPPELKSANAGKGMSKAEIYDMFPNLMERKQSQGTRLSGGEQQMLAVGRILRTGANLLLLDEISEGLAPVIVQALARMILMLKKKGYTVVMVEQNFRFAAPLADRFYLMEHGAIVERFAADELQDKMPVLNELLGV, from the coding sequence ATGGCAAACGACAACACCCCGGCCCTCGAGATCAGGGACCTGCATGCCTGGTACGGCGAGTCGCACATCCTGCATGGTGTGGACCTGACCGTCAATCGTGGCGAAGTGGTCACGCTGCTTGGGCGCAATGGTGCCGGGCGCACGACAACGCTGCGCGCGATCATGGGACTCACCGGTACGCGCAAGGGATCGATCAAGGTCAACGGCCACGAAACCATCGGCCTGCCGACACACAAGATCGCGCACTACGGCATTGGCTACTGTCCCGAAGAGCGGGCGATCTTCTCAAGCCTGTCCTGCGAAGAGAACCTGCTGCTGCCGCCGGAACTCAAGAGCGCCAATGCGGGAAAAGGCATGAGCAAGGCCGAGATCTACGACATGTTCCCGAACCTGATGGAGCGCAAGCAGAGCCAGGGCACGCGCCTCTCCGGCGGTGAACAGCAGATGCTTGCCGTGGGCCGGATCTTGCGTACCGGGGCGAACCTGCTCCTGCTTGACGAGATCTCGGAAGGGCTGGCGCCTGTGATTGTGCAGGCCCTGGCGCGCATGATCTTGATGCTCAAGAAGAAGGGCTACACGGTGGTAATGGTGGAGCAGAATTTCCGATTCGCCGCGCCGCTGGCCGACCGCTTCTACCTGATGGAGCACGGCGCGATCGTCGAGCGCTTTGCCGCCGACGAGCTGCAGGACAAGATGCCGGTGCTCAATGAGCTGCTCGGCGTGTAA
- a CDS encoding SDR family NAD(P)-dependent oxidoreductase produces the protein MPDLTQGAVIVTGGSRGIGASISVELARAGLHVACLSRSGELPDAGSLDADAQKRLAAIHCDITDAASVDAAFAEVPTLFGKPIVGLVNNAGIHLQGPSASFPIADFERVMQTNASSVLLASQVAYPYLREAGSALIVNIGSFYDKLGVRGNAAYCASKAAVGAISRCLAVEWARDGIQVVNIAPGYIETDLNRDELNEGALQAFLKKRIPVGGPGQSDDIGRLAAMLFRLPGRFLTGETLYVDGGQGMAL, from the coding sequence ATGCCTGATCTCACCCAGGGCGCCGTCATCGTGACCGGCGGGAGCCGCGGCATCGGTGCCTCCATTTCCGTGGAGCTGGCACGCGCCGGCCTGCACGTTGCCTGCCTTTCGCGTTCGGGCGAACTTCCTGACGCCGGCTCGCTCGATGCCGATGCACAGAAGCGGCTGGCGGCAATACACTGCGATATCACCGATGCCGCTTCTGTCGACGCGGCATTCGCCGAGGTGCCCACTCTGTTCGGCAAGCCGATCGTCGGCCTGGTCAACAACGCGGGCATCCACCTGCAGGGGCCGTCCGCATCGTTCCCGATCGCCGACTTCGAGCGCGTGATGCAAACCAACGCCTCGTCGGTCCTGCTCGCCAGCCAGGTGGCCTACCCCTACCTGCGCGAGGCCGGCTCGGCGCTGATCGTCAACATTGGCTCGTTCTACGACAAGCTCGGCGTGCGCGGCAATGCCGCCTATTGCGCATCCAAGGCTGCCGTCGGCGCGATCTCGCGCTGCCTGGCCGTCGAATGGGCGCGCGATGGCATACAGGTCGTCAATATCGCGCCTGGCTATATCGAGACCGATCTGAACCGCGACGAGTTGAACGAAGGTGCGCTCCAGGCATTCCTCAAGAAGCGCATTCCCGTCGGAGGCCCCGGGCAGTCCGACGATATCGGACGGCTTGCCGCCATGCTGTTCCGGCTGCCCGGCCGCTTCCTGACCGGCGAGACGCTCTATGTCGATGGCGGCCAGGGCATGGCGCTGTAG
- a CDS encoding enoyl-CoA hydratase/isomerase family protein yields MSIDIKFDGPYAILTLNRPEARNALQFTMIEALSYTLDQVAASGARALIVTGAGPKAFCAGADIKELMDRSLMAQRQGAQLGQRIFDKLASLPIPSVAVLHGYAFGGGLELAMACTFRIATVHGRMGLPEIKLGLIPGYGGTQRLPRLVGEGRALEMVMSGRTVDAIEAERIGLVNRVVAAGDPAELGKAFMSEFIGYSRCASQFAREAVVRGMETTLDAGLEIEADLSTLAYQTDDSVEGMRAFIEKRTPEFKDA; encoded by the coding sequence ATGTCCATCGATATCAAGTTTGACGGCCCGTACGCGATCCTCACGCTCAACCGGCCCGAAGCCCGCAACGCCTTGCAGTTCACGATGATCGAAGCACTGTCGTACACGCTCGATCAGGTGGCAGCCTCCGGCGCTCGCGCGCTCATTGTGACTGGGGCCGGGCCGAAGGCGTTCTGCGCCGGCGCCGACATCAAGGAACTGATGGACCGCAGCCTGATGGCACAACGCCAGGGCGCACAGCTGGGTCAACGTATCTTCGACAAGCTGGCCAGCCTGCCGATTCCGTCGGTCGCCGTATTGCATGGCTATGCCTTTGGCGGCGGGCTGGAGCTGGCCATGGCCTGTACCTTCCGTATCGCGACGGTACATGGCCGAATGGGTCTGCCGGAGATCAAGCTCGGTCTGATCCCTGGCTACGGTGGCACGCAACGTTTGCCACGCCTCGTTGGCGAAGGCCGTGCGCTGGAGATGGTGATGTCCGGACGAACAGTCGACGCGATCGAAGCCGAGCGCATCGGATTGGTGAACCGTGTGGTGGCCGCCGGCGACCCGGCCGAACTTGGCAAGGCTTTCATGTCCGAGTTCATCGGCTATAGCCGTTGCGCCTCTCAGTTCGCAAGAGAGGCAGTGGTACGCGGCATGGAGACCACGCTCGACGCCGGACTCGAGATCGAGGCCGACCTGTCCACGCTGGCCTACCAGACGGATGACTCCGTCGAAGGCATGCGCGCCTTTATCGAGAAACGCACACCGGAGTTCAAGGATGCCTGA
- a CDS encoding 3-hydroxyacyl-CoA dehydrogenase family protein translates to MRYEIIQAGESRSFPESHPFLEQAAAQGDGLVYLGSQAGRAYSVGKGHEARTFVAIELGTECLGIHTGESRGVEGSNVVGFARFRLGDADPSPLVELVRQPGTTPGAIEAAKVVFQAAGLVVAVCHDFPGRIVDRLIRPYFNAALRRLDEKLASADDLDKTLCLGLGYPEGPISLLERTGLAHHFRVTQALHEALGQEPYAPARRARVAAEREEREERVKR, encoded by the coding sequence ATGCGCTACGAAATCATACAAGCTGGCGAGAGCCGTTCCTTTCCCGAATCCCATCCCTTCCTCGAACAGGCAGCGGCGCAAGGCGACGGGCTGGTCTACCTCGGTTCGCAAGCCGGTCGCGCCTACAGCGTAGGCAAAGGACACGAAGCGCGCACCTTTGTCGCCATCGAGCTGGGCACCGAATGCCTGGGCATCCACACAGGCGAGAGCCGCGGCGTCGAAGGCTCCAATGTGGTTGGATTCGCCCGCTTTCGTCTCGGCGACGCCGACCCGAGCCCGCTGGTGGAACTCGTCAGGCAACCGGGCACGACCCCTGGCGCGATCGAAGCCGCCAAGGTGGTGTTCCAGGCTGCGGGGCTGGTTGTCGCGGTATGTCATGACTTTCCGGGTCGCATCGTCGACCGGCTGATCCGCCCGTACTTCAATGCGGCGCTGCGCCGCCTGGACGAGAAACTGGCCAGCGCCGATGACCTGGACAAGACCTTGTGCCTGGGCCTCGGCTACCCGGAGGGTCCGATCTCGCTGCTGGAACGGACTGGCCTGGCGCACCATTTCCGTGTCACTCAAGCCTTGCATGAAGCTCTCGGGCAGGAGCCTTATGCCCCGGCGCGGCGCGCGCGCGTCGCAGCGGAGCGCGAGGAACGCGAAGAGCGGGTAAAGCGATGA
- a CDS encoding acyl-CoA dehydrogenase family protein, which translates to MNMLDRMDARLPLSSEERMLLDSVKELCNTQIAPRAAEYDRTGVFPWENVKAINELGLNAMFIPDNYGGAQLSFLSYLACVREISKACASTGIVWATNFHAIKPLIQYGSEEQKSRLLPRIAEGGLASLAITEPSAGSDATGMRTTFTPDGDDIVINGGKTFITNGDVADLYLVFGKWSEISDPKAAISVLILEKGTEGLRVLGTEHKMGTRASSTASLAFDGCRVPRANLIGAPGEGLQILFGSLNRSRPSVAAHALGIARAAFEDAVDYINERRQSGKRILEFQGIQFMLADLATELALCESWLWRVAEMVDAGDQDFGIEASMLKQRATDAAMRITTDAVQLFGGYGYCNDYRVERLMRDAKITQIWEGTNQVHRQLIGRSFLKK; encoded by the coding sequence ATGAACATGCTGGACCGGATGGACGCGCGGCTGCCGCTATCGTCCGAGGAACGCATGCTCCTCGACAGCGTCAAGGAGCTTTGCAACACCCAGATCGCGCCACGGGCGGCCGAGTACGACCGCACCGGGGTGTTTCCCTGGGAGAACGTGAAAGCCATCAATGAACTGGGCCTGAACGCCATGTTCATCCCTGACAACTATGGCGGCGCGCAACTGTCCTTCCTGAGCTATCTCGCTTGCGTGCGGGAGATTTCGAAGGCTTGTGCCTCCACCGGTATTGTCTGGGCCACGAACTTCCACGCCATTAAGCCGCTGATCCAGTACGGGAGCGAAGAACAGAAGAGTCGTCTGCTGCCGCGCATTGCCGAAGGCGGCCTGGCGTCGCTGGCAATCACCGAGCCCTCTGCGGGATCGGATGCCACTGGCATGCGCACCACCTTTACCCCCGACGGTGACGACATCGTCATCAATGGCGGCAAGACCTTCATTACCAACGGCGACGTGGCCGACCTGTATCTGGTGTTCGGCAAATGGTCCGAGATCAGCGATCCGAAGGCCGCCATCTCCGTGCTGATTCTGGAAAAGGGCACGGAGGGTCTGCGCGTGCTCGGCACCGAGCACAAGATGGGCACCCGTGCGTCCAGCACGGCCAGCCTGGCCTTCGACGGCTGCCGCGTGCCACGCGCCAACCTTATCGGCGCTCCCGGCGAGGGCCTGCAGATCCTGTTCGGCTCGCTGAACCGCTCGCGCCCCAGCGTTGCCGCGCATGCCCTGGGCATTGCGCGCGCGGCGTTCGAGGATGCGGTCGACTACATCAACGAGCGGCGCCAGTCCGGCAAGCGGATCCTCGAGTTCCAGGGCATCCAGTTCATGCTGGCAGACCTGGCCACGGAGCTGGCCTTGTGTGAATCGTGGCTCTGGCGCGTGGCCGAGATGGTCGATGCCGGCGACCAGGATTTCGGCATCGAAGCCTCGATGCTCAAGCAACGCGCCACCGACGCGGCCATGCGCATCACGACCGATGCCGTGCAACTGTTCGGCGGCTATGGCTACTGCAACGACTACCGGGTCGAGCGGCTGATGCGCGACGCCAAGATTACCCAGATCTGGGAAGGAACCAACCAGGTGCACCGGCAGCTGATCGGGCGCAGCTTCCTGAAGAAATAG
- a CDS encoding CaiB/BaiF CoA transferase family protein, translating to MSQPLTGVKVLDFSTLLPGPLCSLLLAEAGAEVIKFERPGRGDEMRAYEPKVDDDSANFVLLNRGKQSVAIDLKAPETLSQLTPLIRDADVLIEQFRPGVMDRLGLGYAALSEINPRLVYCSITGFGQYGPRASEAAHDLNYVAASGTLSLTAGNDGAPVLPPALIADIAGGTYPAMINILLALRQRDQTGRGVHLDVAMADNLFTFQYWGLGNGALGSWPAPASELVTGGTPRYQIYRTADGAFLAAAPLEDKFWDNFVALVGLDADALARMSPDQAIGAVAAAISRHPVAYWEDRFAGQDVCTSRVVSLEEARHDPHFRERGLFDRTATTAANGSMPALPVPIDAAFRSQDRSAASPALGAHNQLLNR from the coding sequence ATGAGCCAACCCCTGACCGGTGTGAAGGTGCTGGATTTCAGCACCCTCCTGCCCGGACCGCTGTGCTCGCTGCTGCTGGCCGAGGCGGGAGCCGAAGTCATCAAGTTCGAGCGCCCCGGCCGTGGCGACGAAATGCGCGCGTATGAGCCGAAGGTCGATGACGACAGCGCGAATTTCGTGCTGCTCAACCGCGGCAAGCAATCTGTCGCGATCGACCTGAAGGCGCCTGAGACGCTGAGCCAGTTGACGCCGTTGATCCGCGATGCCGATGTCCTGATCGAGCAGTTCCGTCCCGGCGTCATGGATCGTCTGGGCCTCGGCTATGCAGCGCTTTCGGAAATCAACCCACGGCTGGTCTACTGCTCGATCACCGGCTTCGGACAGTACGGCCCGCGCGCATCAGAAGCCGCGCATGACCTGAACTATGTGGCGGCATCCGGCACGCTGTCGCTGACTGCCGGCAACGATGGTGCGCCGGTCCTGCCGCCTGCCCTCATTGCCGACATTGCTGGCGGCACCTATCCGGCCATGATCAATATCCTGCTCGCCTTGCGTCAGCGCGACCAGACCGGCAGGGGCGTTCACCTGGATGTGGCCATGGCCGACAACCTCTTTACGTTCCAGTACTGGGGGCTTGGCAACGGCGCGCTGGGATCGTGGCCCGCACCGGCGTCGGAGCTGGTCACGGGAGGCACGCCGCGCTACCAGATCTACCGTACCGCCGATGGTGCCTTCCTGGCGGCCGCGCCACTGGAAGACAAGTTCTGGGACAACTTCGTCGCACTGGTCGGGCTGGATGCGGACGCGCTGGCGCGGATGTCACCGGACCAGGCCATCGGTGCCGTTGCGGCGGCCATTTCCCGGCACCCGGTTGCCTATTGGGAAGACCGCTTCGCCGGGCAAGACGTCTGCACCAGCCGTGTGGTCAGTCTGGAAGAAGCCCGGCACGATCCGCATTTCCGGGAACGCGGCCTGTTTGACCGCACCGCTACCACTGCGGCGAACGGGAGCATGCCGGCATTGCCGGTGCCCATCGATGCCGCCTTTCGCAGCCAGGATCGCTCCGCCGCGTCCCCGGCCCTGGGAGCACACAACCAACTTCTGAATCGCTGA
- a CDS encoding branched-chain amino acid ABC transporter permease: MNLDFGIPLPALMSQLLLGLANGAFYAMLSLGLAVIFGLLNVINFAHGALFMLGALLAWAGMEYVGLSYWAMLLLSPLVIGLLGVLIEKTMLRWIYKLDHIYGLLLTLGITLVIEGVFRSIYGVSGQPYSAPELLQGATDVGFMHLPNYRAWVVVASITVCLGTWFVIEKTKLGAYLRAGTENPKVVEAFGVNVPLMVTLTYGFGVALAAFAGVLAAPVIQVSPLMGQNLIIVVFAVVVIGGMGSILGAIVTGLGLGVIEGLTKVVYPEASSTVVFVVMVIVLLLRPAGLFGKEK, encoded by the coding sequence ATGAACCTTGATTTTGGAATTCCCCTGCCGGCTTTGATGTCGCAGTTGCTGCTCGGCCTGGCGAATGGCGCGTTCTACGCAATGCTAAGCTTGGGGTTGGCGGTGATCTTTGGATTGCTCAACGTGATCAACTTCGCGCACGGTGCGCTGTTCATGCTGGGCGCTCTGCTGGCGTGGGCCGGCATGGAGTACGTCGGGCTGAGCTACTGGGCAATGCTGCTGCTGTCGCCCCTGGTCATCGGCTTGTTGGGCGTGCTGATCGAAAAGACGATGCTGCGCTGGATCTACAAGCTAGACCATATTTACGGTCTGCTGCTCACGCTGGGTATTACGCTGGTGATCGAAGGCGTGTTCCGGTCAATCTACGGCGTCTCGGGCCAGCCTTACTCCGCGCCCGAGCTGCTGCAGGGCGCTACCGACGTTGGCTTTATGCACCTGCCGAACTATCGCGCCTGGGTCGTGGTGGCTTCCATCACGGTCTGCCTGGGCACGTGGTTCGTGATCGAGAAGACCAAGCTGGGCGCCTACCTGCGTGCGGGCACCGAGAACCCCAAGGTCGTCGAGGCGTTCGGCGTCAATGTGCCGCTGATGGTCACCCTGACCTACGGCTTCGGCGTGGCACTGGCTGCGTTCGCCGGGGTGCTGGCCGCGCCGGTGATCCAGGTGTCGCCGCTGATGGGACAGAACCTGATCATCGTGGTGTTTGCAGTTGTAGTGATCGGTGGAATGGGCTCGATCCTCGGCGCCATCGTCACCGGTCTGGGCCTGGGCGTGATCGAGGGGCTGACCAAGGTGGTCTACCCGGAAGCGTCGTCAACGGTGGTCTTTGTTGTAATGGTGATTGTCCTGCTGCTTCGTCCGGCGGGGCTGTTTGGCAAGGAAAAGTGA
- a CDS encoding 3-hydroxyacyl-CoA dehydrogenase — protein sequence MNTTSPSITAIQTLGIVGTGAMGRGIAQIAAQAGLTVNLYDANPQAVEAARKYLQDTLGKLAEKGKISAADAQATLGRVKPCGALEDLAGCDMVVEAIVEKLEVKRDLVAKLEAVLRPDVVIASNTSSLSITAIAVGAKEPGRVVGYHFFNPVPLMKVVEVIDGLSGNPAVGDALMALSRRMGHTPVRCKDMPGFIVNHAGRGMNIEGIKVAQEGVAEFADIDNIMREQAGFRMGPFELMDLTGLDVSHPVMESIYNQFYQEPRYRPSPITAIRSVGGLVGRKAGAGFYRYVDGQKQVPATAAAAVPSARPASVWVSRASERGHAMVTKLLGALGITPESGDQPSAEALIVVTPLGLDATTTALQQGLDASRTVAIDTLLPFEATKRRTLMTTPATGAAARDAAHGLFASDGVPVTVIRDSAGFVAQRVLCCIINIASDIAQQRIASPADIDLAVNLGLGYPKGPLALGDAVGPQLVLETLRNMEALTGDMRYRPSPWLWRRAGLGLSLLTDEA from the coding sequence ATGAACACAACCTCTCCTTCGATCACCGCTATCCAGACACTGGGCATCGTCGGCACCGGCGCCATGGGCCGCGGCATCGCCCAGATCGCCGCGCAGGCAGGCCTGACCGTCAACCTGTACGACGCCAACCCGCAAGCGGTGGAAGCGGCACGCAAGTACCTGCAGGATACGCTCGGCAAGCTGGCCGAAAAGGGCAAGATCTCGGCGGCTGACGCCCAGGCCACGCTGGGCCGCGTGAAGCCGTGCGGCGCGCTGGAAGACCTGGCCGGCTGCGACATGGTGGTGGAAGCCATCGTCGAGAAGCTCGAAGTGAAGCGAGATCTCGTGGCGAAGCTGGAAGCCGTGCTGCGTCCTGACGTGGTCATCGCCTCGAACACCTCGTCGCTGTCGATCACCGCGATCGCCGTGGGCGCAAAGGAACCGGGCCGCGTGGTCGGCTACCACTTCTTCAACCCGGTGCCGCTGATGAAGGTGGTCGAGGTCATCGACGGCCTGTCCGGCAACCCGGCCGTGGGCGATGCGCTGATGGCGCTGTCGCGCCGCATGGGCCATACGCCGGTGCGCTGCAAGGACATGCCGGGCTTTATCGTCAACCATGCCGGCCGCGGCATGAATATCGAAGGCATCAAGGTCGCGCAGGAAGGCGTGGCGGAGTTCGCCGACATCGACAACATCATGCGCGAGCAGGCCGGCTTCCGCATGGGGCCGTTCGAGCTGATGGACCTGACCGGGCTGGACGTGTCGCACCCGGTGATGGAATCGATCTACAACCAGTTCTACCAGGAGCCGCGCTACCGCCCGTCGCCGATCACGGCGATCCGCTCGGTTGGCGGGCTGGTCGGCCGAAAGGCCGGCGCCGGCTTCTACCGCTACGTGGATGGCCAGAAGCAGGTCCCGGCCACGGCCGCGGCCGCGGTCCCGTCGGCCCGTCCGGCCAGCGTGTGGGTCAGCCGCGCCAGCGAACGCGGCCATGCCATGGTGACGAAGCTGCTCGGCGCGCTCGGTATCACGCCTGAAAGTGGCGACCAGCCTTCCGCCGAGGCACTGATCGTCGTCACGCCGCTGGGCCTGGACGCGACCACCACCGCGCTCCAGCAGGGCCTGGACGCCTCGCGCACGGTGGCCATCGACACCCTCCTGCCGTTCGAGGCCACCAAGCGCCGCACGCTGATGACCACGCCGGCCACTGGCGCCGCCGCGCGCGACGCCGCGCACGGCCTGTTCGCGAGCGACGGCGTGCCGGTCACGGTGATCCGCGACTCGGCCGGCTTCGTGGCCCAGCGCGTGCTCTGCTGCATCATCAACATCGCCAGCGATATCGCGCAGCAGCGCATTGCCTCGCCCGCGGACATCGACCTGGCCGTGAACCTGGGCCTGGGCTACCCGAAGGGCCCGCTGGCCCTGGGCGACGCCGTCGGCCCGCAACTGGTGCTGGAGACGCTGCGCAACATGGAAGCCCTGACCGGCGACATGCGCTACCGCCCGAGCCCGTGGCTGTGGCGCCGCGCCGGCCTGGGCCTGTCGCTGCTGACGGACGAGGCTTGA